The following proteins are encoded in a genomic region of Amphiura filiformis chromosome 18, Afil_fr2py, whole genome shotgun sequence:
- the LOC140139063 gene encoding uncharacterized protein, translating to MPQGSVVGPEMFIAYSAPIEDIINGHNLCSMSYADDTQLYVLIKPSDRTSMLSKLEDCIRDIHSWLTENKLMMNDSKTELLHVKSRYARSVPEDISITIGNATIASSPEVRDLGVLFDENLKMVSHVNDICRRASYAIHRIGKLRRYLDSDNTEKLVHAFVTSRLDNCNSILVGLPDKDISKLQRVQNMAARVVTLTRKSDHITPVLYKLHWLPVRERIVYKILLLTFKILNGEAPAYLSNLVSRYIPSRTLRSASRNLLSEIPSKTVTYGRCFSVVAPKFWNSLPDSIRNSATTAQLKSRMKTHLFKSVYDTK from the coding sequence ATGCCGCAAGGCTCTGTCGTTGGCCCCGAGATGTTTATTGCATACTCTGCTCCAATTGAAGACATTATTAATGGCCATAATCTTTGCAGCATGTCATACGCCGATGACACGCAGTTGTATGTGCTAATCAAGCCCAGTGATCGCACTAGCATGTTATCGAAGCTAGAGGACTGTATACGTGACATCCACTCATGGCTGACTGAGAACAAGCTCATGATGAATGACTCTAAAACAGAACTTCTGCATGTCAAATCACGCTATGCAAGATCTGTGCCTGAGGATATCTCCATTACCATCGGCAATGCAACTATTGCTTCATCTCCGGAAGTTCGCGACTTAGGCGTGTTGTTCGACGAAAATCTCAAAATGGTCAGCCACGTAAATGACATTTGTCGCCGTGCATCATATGCAATTCACAGGATCGGCAAACTTCGGCGTTACCTAGATTCGGACAATACAGAGAAATTAGTGCACGCGTTCGTCACTTCCAGGTTAGACAACTGTAATAGTATTCTTGTTGGTCTACCCGATAAGGATATCTCCAAACTACAGCGTGTTCAAAACATGGCTGCCCGTGTAGTAACTCTCACCAGGAAATCAGACCATATAACCCCTGTCTTGTACAAACTCCACTGGCTTCCAGTAAGAGAAAGGATTGTTTATAAAATTCTTCTGTTGACATTCAAGATACTCAACGGTGAAGCTCCCGCATATCTCTCTAATCTTGTGTCGCGCTACATTCCATCAAGGACCTTGAGATCTGCGTCACGCAATCTGCTGTCTGAAATTCCCAGCAAGACTGTAACATACGGAAGGTGCTTCTCGGTTGTAGCGCCCAAGTTCTGGAATTCCCTCCCGGATTCCATCCGAAACTCTGCCACTACAGCACAACTCAAATCGCGCATGAAGACTCACCTTTTTAAATCTGTGTATGACACTAAATAA
- the LOC140139065 gene encoding uncharacterized protein produces MRPFMYGRESLYSLRKTVIKNKSCRIKQPVWDLLKELKIAKQTRRGCRAGKGKQRSIPVCINNRPVKRFQSEQYRPKELVTIKLETGAQISTSKPVLKSRIATWNGQSVIEKAADVCDFILNEKLDILAITEAWWKGDERDHTFLADITNTLPDHQIHYLPRSGKSGGGICVILRKGYGVKTTPHKYSSFECLELSISNGLKDVVNLIVIYRSGSANLTKQFFSDFSCLLESTAGASEHLIITGDFNIHMDVPDDLGTRTMNDILQSAGLTQHVTEPTHIKGHMLDLLITRDLHYDYVFNTYVQWGLPSDHAAVISDVMISRPETSKRVIKSRKLREINMETLRKEVSDCLDLDQSSDVNAMVLSYDSTLRALIDAHAPEKTREVSLRPKAPWYTESLRRAKTEKRQAERKWLKSRLTVDKEIHREKCRQYKNDLHSAKRDYYCDQISGCDTKQMFRLVNRLSVYKPPNALPSHTSKKDLANTFCKFFDEKIKKSVLHWTWLLHLLFQSILAISVIVRAI; encoded by the coding sequence ATGAGACCTTTCATGTATGGTAGAGAATCACTCTACTCATTACGCAAGACGGTGATTAAGAACAAAAGTTGTAGAATAAAGCAACCAGTATGGGATCTATTGAAAGAACTGAAAATTGCCAAACAAACTCGTAGAGGATGTAGAGCCGGTAAAGGAAAACAACGATCTATTCCTGTGTGTATTAATAATCGTCCGGTCAAGCGATTTCAATCTGAACAATATCGTCCTAAGGAGTTGGTCACTATTAAACTTGAAACGGGCGCTCAAATAAGTACATCAAAACCTGTTCTAAAAAGTCGTATTGCGACATGGAATGGTCAATCGGTTATCGAAAAAGCTGCAGATGTGTGTGATTTTATCTTAAATGAGAAGTTGGACATCCTTGCCATAACTGAAGCATGGTGGAAGGGTGATGAGCGTGATCATACATTTCTTGCTGATATTACAAATACTCTTCCTGACCATCAAATCCACTATTTGCCCAGATCTGGAAAGAGCGGTGGCGGTATATGTGTCATCTTACGCAAAGGGTATGGCGTCAAAACTACACCACACAAGTACAGTTCGTTTGAATGCCTTGAGTTATCCATCTCTAACGGCCTAAAAGATGTCGTTAACTTGATTGTTATATATCGTTCTGGATCAGCCAATCTTACAAAGCAGTTTTTCAGTGACTTTTCTTGTCTACTTGAATCTACTGCTGGTGCCTCCGAACATCTGATAATCACAGGCGATTTCAACATTCATATGGATGTCCCAGATGATCTTGGGACCAGAACAATGAATGACATCTTACAGTCCGCGGGTTTAACTCAGCATGTTACAGAAccaacacacatcaaaggacacaTGCTCGATCTTCTGATTACCCGTGACCTTCACTATGATTATGTATTCAATACGTATGTTCAGTGGGGACTTCCATCTGACCACGCTGCGGTGATATCTGATGTCATGATTTCGCGACCTGAAACATCTAAACGTGTTATCAAATCCCGGAAACTTCGTGAAATCAACATGGAAACTCTCCGTAAAGAAGTTTCCGACTGCTTGGATTTAGATCAATCAAGTGACGTGAATGCCATGGTTTTATCTTACGACTCTACGCTTCGTGCACTAATTGATGCTCATGCTCCTGAGAAAACGCGTGAAGTGTCTCTAAGACCAAAGGCACCGTGGTACACTGAGTCTCTACGTAGGGCTAAGACAGAGAAAAGACAAGCGGAACGCAAGTGGCTGAAATCGCGATTGACTGTTGACAAAGAAATCCATCGCGAAAAGTGTCGCCAATATAAGAATGACCTCCACAGTGCCAAACGGGATTACTATTGTGATCAAATATCTGGTTGTGACACCAAACAAATGTTTCGTCTGGTGAACAGATTGTCGGTTTACAAACCACCTAATGCCCTTCCATCGCATACTTCTAAGAAGGATCTTGCCAATACATTCTGCAAGTTTTTTGATGAAAAGATCAAAAAATCCGTTTTGCACTGGACTTGGCTACTCCATCTACTATTTCAGTCAATATTAGCGATAAGCGTCATTGTGAGAGCTATTTGA